One segment of Solanum stenotomum isolate F172 chromosome 1, ASM1918654v1, whole genome shotgun sequence DNA contains the following:
- the LOC125853355 gene encoding uncharacterized protein LOC125853355 has translation MRRSLSKLSHCSIGRPTTASPAYAFSTFSGGGGGGRGRGRGSDFPNFGFSPGKSASEDSKPESSTPTTPSGTGHGRGRGKPLPSSPIVPSFYSVVDNPNPPAGRGRGGIGPFSPPPQPQQQQQPLRKPIFFAKEEETADSNSSSSDAPKPRDDSNLPSSVISVLTGAGRGKPLQTASPVSEKPKEENRHLRPRQQKVADSGERASSPPLQRLSREDAVKKAVGILSRSDDGDGDGDVGGGRGMGGGFRGRGGRGAVRGRGGRGRGRGRGRGRRDEERGDGSLESGFYLGDDADGEKLAQKLGPEGMNTLAEGFEEMSARVLPSPMDDAYIEALHTNMMIECEPEYLMGDFESNPDIDETPPIPLRDALEKMKPFLMAYEGIKDQEEWEEVIKETMETVPLMKEIVDYYSGPDRVTAKQQQQELERVAKTLPESAPNSVKRFTERAVLSLQSNPGWGFDKKCQFMDKVVMEASQHYK, from the exons ATGAGACGAAGCTTAAGCAAGCTTTCTCACTGCTCTATTGGCCGACCCACCACCGCCTCACCGGCTTACGCTTTTTCCACTTTCTCCGGCGGCGGCGGAGGTGGTAGAGGCAGGGGACGAGGTTCCGATTTCCCAAACTTTGGATTCAGTCCGGGAAAATCCGCATCCGAAGACTCCAAACCGGAATCATCGACTCCTACTACTCCTTCTGGAACTGGACATGGACGAGGTCGAGGTAAACCATTACCTTCGTCCCCAATTGTTCCCTCATTTTACTCCGTTGTCGATAACCCTAATCCTCCTGCTGGCCGTGGCCGAGGTGGGATCGGTCCATTTTCTCCACCACCTCAGCCGCAACAGCAACAGCAGCCACTGAGGAAACCCATTTTCTTCGCGAAGGAAGAAGAAACAGCTGATTCAAATTCTAGTTCTTCTGATGCTCCGAAACCGAGAGATGATTCAAATCTCCCTTCTAGTGTAATATCAGTTTTGACTGGTGCGGGGCGAGGGAAGCCCTTGCAAACGGCTTCTCCTGTCTCTGAGAAGCCTAAGGAAGAGAATCGCCATCTCCGGCCTCGGCAGCAGAAAGTTGCAGATTCAGGGGAGAGAGCGAGCAGTCCACCTCTCCAGAGGTTGAGTAGGGAGGATGCAGTAAAAAAGGCTGTAGGGATATTGTCAAGAAGTGATGATGGTGATGGTGATGGTGATGTTGGTGGTGGAAGGGGAATGGGAGGAGGTTTTAGAGGGAGGGGTGGTCGTGGTGCGGTGAGAGGCAGAGGGGGAAGGGGAaggggaagaggaagaggaagaggtcGTCGGGATGAGGAGAGAGGAGATGGTAGTTTGGAGAGTGGCTTTTATCTAGGTGATGATGCTGATGGGGAGAAGTTGGCTCAGAAGCTTGGACCTGAAGGTATGAATACATTGGCTGAAGGCTTTGAAGAAATGAGTGCCAGAGTGTTGCCTTCTCCCATGGATGATGCCTACATAGAGGCCCTTCACACTAACATGATG ATAGAGTGTGAACCAGAGTACTTGATGGGAGACTTTGAAAGCAATCCTGATATTGATGAGACACCTCCAATTCCTCTTCGTGATGCTCTTGAAAAAATGAAGCCATTCCTCATGGCATATGAAGGGATTAAGGATCAAGAAGAGTGGGAG GAAGTCATCAAAGAAACTATGGAGACTGTCCCACTTATGAAAGAGATAGTTGATTACTACAGTGGGCCCGATAGAGTAACGGCAAAGCAACAGCAACAAGAGCTGGAAAGAGTAGCAAAAACTCTTCCAGAAAGTGCACCCAATTCAGTAAAGCGGTTCACAGAGCGTGCTGTTCTGTCTCTACAG AGCAACCCAGGGTGGGGATTTGACAAGAAATGCCAGTTCATGGACAAGGTGGTAATGGAAGCCTCTCAGCATTACAAATAG
- the LOC125853362 gene encoding uncharacterized protein LOC125853362 — MALLSSSSKGVVVSLPVLLLTGAAFSAVLFFFLFSSPPPCNCPVPPTTAVGGYRSGTGERISTSTEDIEWVKKQIEGNGLHMADNVLRKGINPRTRQQQLQDLVQFKGISHYEGEPTNNHTALPCPGELLVEQHHSNYGEPWAGGRDVFEFLAESAHLTPNAQVLEIGCGTLRVGLHFIRYLNPEHFHCLERDELSLMAAFRYELPSQGLLHKRPLIVRGEDMDFSKFGSGTMYDLIYASAVFLHIPDKLVWVGLERLAAKLKPQEGRIFVSHNIKFCSRLGGEECTKRLNDLGLEYIGKFTHDSLLFNHYEIWFGFRRFRA; from the exons ATGGCTCTGCTATCGTCATCGTCGAAGGGAGTGGTAGTATCTCTGCCGGTGCTGCTCCTTACCGGCGCCGCCTTTTCCGCCGtattattcttctttcttttctcctcACCACCACCGTGTAATTGCCCTGTCCCTCCAACCACCGCCGTCGGTGGCTACAGATCCGGCACCGGAGAACGGATCTCGACGTCAACAGAGGATATAGAGTGGGTGAAGAAACAGATCGAAGGTAATGGACTCCATATGGCGGATAATGTGCTGCGCAAAGGGATCAACCCTCGTACTCGCCAACAACAGCTTCAGGATCTTGTTCA GTTCAAGGGCATATCACATTATGAAGGAGAACCAACAAATAATCACACTGCCCTTCCTTGTCCTGGTGAACTCCTCGTAGAACAACACCATAGCAATTATGGAGAGCCATGGGCAGGAGGGAGGGATGTTTTTGAATTCCTTGCAGAGTCAGCCCATCTAACCCCAAATGCCCAAGTTCTTGAGATTGGATGTGGGACTCTTCGTGTTGGATTACATTTCATCCGGTATCTGAACCCAGAACACTTCCACTGTCTTGAGAGAGATGAGCTTTCTTTAATGGCTGCATTCAGATatgagcttccatctcaaggCTTATTACACAAGCGTCCCCTTATTGTTAGAGGTGAAGACATGGATTTCAGTAAATTTGGATCCGGAACTATGTATGATCTGATATATGCAAGTGCTGTTTTTCTTCATATCCCTGATAAACTTGTTTGGGTTGGTTTGGAGAGGTTAGCTGCTAAATTGAAACCTCAAGAAGGTCGAATCTTTGTGTCACATAATATCAAGTTCTGTTCACGATTGGGAGGAGAAGAATGCACAAAGAGGTTGAATGATTTAGGGCTAGAGTATATTGGCAAGTTTACACATGATAGTTTGCTATTCAATCACTATGAAATTTGGTTTGGGTTTAGGAGATTCAGAGCTTGA
- the LOC125853378 gene encoding uncharacterized protein LOC125853378, with the protein MDSSRITLRPYRSTDVDDLLSWASDDRVTRSIHFSTLISKDETLTFIDKSSIPWRRSICIDDRSVGIVVARPGSGDDRCRAEVGYALAVEYWGQGITPKAVKMSIPLILEEFPEIVRLQALTDAENKASHRVLEKAGFIKEGLFRKYFYFKGEIKDVVLFSFLSTDSIPS; encoded by the coding sequence ATGGATTCATCAAGAATCACTCTCCGTCCATACAGATCAACGGACGTTGATGATCTACTCTCATGGGCGTCTGATGATCGCGTAACCCGCTCCATCCATTTCAGTACATTGATTTCCAAAGATGAAACCCTCACCTTCATCGACAAATCCTCCATTCCTTGGCGTCGATCCATATGCATTGACGATCGTTCAGTCGGAATCGTGGTGGCCCGGCCCGGATCTGGTGATGACAGGTGTCGGGCCGAAGTAGGATATGCTTTGGCAGTTGAGTATTGGGGACAGGGGATTACACCGAAGGCTGTAAAGATGTCAATTCCTTTAATTTTGGAGGAGTTTCCTGAAATAGTAAGACTGCAGGCATTAACTGATGCTGAGAATAAAGCATCACATAGAGTGTTAGAGAAGGCTGGGTTTATAAAAGAGGGTTTGTTTAGAAAGTATTTTTACTTTAAAGGTGAAATTAAGGATGTTGTACTTTTTAGTTTTCTTTCCACTGATTCTATACCTTCATGA
- the LOC125853370 gene encoding uncharacterized protein LOC125853370 gives MVVARPGSGDDRCRAEIGYVLGVEYWGQGITPVAVKMAIPLILEEFPEIVRLQALSNAEHKASHRVLEKAGFIKDGMFRKYLYFKGDDRVTQTIRWNTLTSKEEALTFIKDVCIPHPWRRSICINDRSIGFVSVFPGSGDDRSRADVGYAVAFEYWGQGIGTEALKMTIPQVYSEFPQVKRLQALVDVENKASQRVLEKVGFIKEGKLRKYGYHKGKLVDLFMYSLLSTESIY, from the exons ATGGTGGTGGCCCGACCTGGATCGGGTGATGACAGATGTCGAGCTGAGATAGGATATGTTTTAGGAGTTGAGTATTGGGGACAGGGAATTACACCGGTGGCGGTGAAGATGGCAATTCCTTTAATTTTGGAAGAGTTTCCTGAAATAGTAAGGCTTCAAGCATTATCTAATGCTGAGCATAAAGCATCACATAGAGTGTTGGAGAAGGCTGGGTTTATAAAAGATGGTATGTTTAGAAAGTATTTATACTTTAAAG GCGATGATCGCGTAACTCAAACCATCCGATGGAATACTTTGACCTCCAAAGAAGAGGCATTGACCTTCATCAAGGATGTATGTATACCCCACCCTTGGCGTCGATCTATATGCATCAATGACCGTTCCATTGGATTTGTATCTGTATTCCCCGGATCAG GTGATGATAGAAGTCGAGCTGATGTCGGATATGCTGTTGCTTTTGAATATTGGGGGCAGGGGATTGGTACTGAAGCACTCAAAATGACAATCCCTCAAGTGTACAGTGAGTTTCCTCAAGTAAAAAGGCTTCAGGCATTAGTTGATGTTGAGAACAAGGCATCCCAAAGGGTATTGGAGAAGGTTGGATTCATCAAGGAGGGGAAATTGAGAAAATATGGATATCACAAGGGGAAATTAGTGGATCTATTCATGTACAGTCTCTTATCCACTGAATCGATTTACTGA
- the LOC125853368 gene encoding elongation factor 1-delta-like isoform X1 has translation MAVAFHSVNSESGLKKLDDYLLTRSYISGYQASKDDITVYSYLSKPPSAEYVNALRWYKHIDALLRISGVSGEGAGVIVEGSAPITEAVATPPADDSKASAAEDDDDDDDVDLFGEETEEEKKAAEERAAALKASGKKKESGKSSVLMDVKPWDDETDMKKLEEAVRSVHMEGLTFGASKLVPVGYGIKKLQIMLTIVDDLVSVDDLIENYLTVEPINEYVQSCDIVAFNKICK, from the exons ATGGCTGTTGCATTTCACAGCGTCAACTCTGAATCTGGCCTCAAGAAGCTTGACGACTACCTCCTGACCCGCAGTTATATCTCTGG GTACCAAGCCTCAAAGGATGATATCACTGTGTATTCATATCTATCAAAACCTCCATCAGCTGAATATGTTAATGCATTGAGGTGGTATAAGCACATTGATGCACTTTTGAGAATCTC TGGTGTATCAGGTGAAGGTGCTGGTGTTATTGTAGAGGGGTCTGCACCCATCACTGAGGCTGTTGCAACTCCCCCTGCTGATGACAGTAAA GCCTCAGCTGCTGAAGATGACGATGACGATGATGACGTTGACCTATTTGGTGAGGAAACTGAAGAGGAAAAGAAAGCTGCTGAAGAACGTGCTGCAGCATTGAAGGCTTCAGGGAAGAAGAAAGAAT CTGGCAAGTCCTCAGTTCTCATGGATGTCAAGCCATGGGATGATGAGACCGATATGAAAAAGCTTGAAGAAGCAGTTCGAAGTGTTCATATGGAAGGATTGACTTTTGGAGCAT CTAAACTTGTTCCTGTTGGATATGGTATAAAGAAGCTGCAAATTATGCTTACCATTGTGGATGATTTGGTCTCCGTTGATGATCTCATTGAGAATTATCTAACAGTTGAACCTATCAATGAGTATGTGCAGAGCTGTGATATTGTTGCTTTCAACAAAATATGTAAGTAA
- the LOC125853386 gene encoding deoxyuridine 5'-triphosphate nucleotidohydrolase-like, which yields MAANGIASSALFFRVKKLSDNAVLPSRGSPLSAGYDLSSATETKVPARGKALVPTDLSIAVPEGTYARIAPRSGLTWKHSIDVGAGVIDADYRGPVGVILFNHSDVDFEVKIGDRIAQLIIEKIIVPEVEEVDDLDSTVRSSGGFGSTGV from the exons atggctGCAAATGGCATAGCTTCCTCTGCTCTCTTCTTCCGCGTCAAAAAGCTCTCTGATAACGCTGTTTTGCCCTCTAGAGGCTCTCCTCTCTCTGCTGGTTATGATCTCTCCAG TGCAACGGAGACGAAAGTGCCTGCCAGAGGAAAGGCTCTAGTACCTACAGATCTTAGTATTGCCGTTCCTGAAGGAACATATGCCCGCATAG CTCCAAGATCAGGATTGACCTGGAAGCATTCTATAGACGTTGGGGCAGGTGTGATCGATGCTGACTACAGGGGACCAGTTGGAGTTATACTTTTCAACCATTCTGATGTtgattttgaagtgaaaattgGTGACAGAATAGCTCAATTGATCATTGAGAAAATCATCGTGCCAGAAGTCGAGGAGGTTGATGATCTAGACTCCACAGTTAGAAGCTCTGGAGGCTTTGGATCAACTGGAGTTTGA
- the LOC125853346 gene encoding serine/threonine-protein kinase EDR1, which produces MKHIFKKLHHSNRSNDVQSTSSVSSSYSPAAGVSSSSSTSSTTDHRNSSSVLQSPSSPPTISNASTATTTVSVSAGGGGGNISTINRQQDYYTSEEEYQVQLALALSVSSSQSQALSDVNSSNGQILGRGRSPVDLARDREDAAADLLSRQYWDYGVMDYEEKVVDGFYDVYTLFTDPASRGKMPSLSELETNPGTSNFEGVIINQRIDPSLEELMQIAHCFTLDCPASEISLLVLRLSELVTGHLGGPVKDANIILAKWMERSTELRTSLHTSVLPIGSLKIGLSRHRALLFKVLADHVGIPCRLVKGSHYTGVEDDAVNIVKLPNDSEFLVDLMGAPGTLIPADVLSAKDASFNSPKLNKIPSLPSNSDSGVSYPRRNLLSGQNSGLGDDFSSRSKPEKIESVHSISDAGGSSTADSSGINKRPSSNQVDWTLPLAIGTSLYKGGRGPNAAGDGLRLNVNVVPYDQNNPEDPKNLFADLNPFQIKGSGNTLLQKNPARNKVSELQQPINTLVPGRPPAPMMWKNRYAPNEVPWKNESDSEGLPKKNGGSSGYNISSIASTSSNILQKSSTDTSRLHGNSQPAYRGNDEVASTRDNSSRLSAELEFRRLSVQNSQNNNRETSQWEGHSLQSDELNRTQAYGEDIIVESDHTRNLQAQSIGTNIKLKEPENPTSSGNLGPSQVDPVFDDVGDCEIPWEDLVIGERIGLGSYGEVYHADWNGTEVAVKKFLDQDFSGAALAEFKREVRIMRRLRHPNVVRFMGAITRPPHLSIITEFLPRGSLYRIIHRPHFQIDERRRIKMALDVAKGMDCLHTSNPTIVHRDLKSPNLLVDKNWNVKVGDFGLSRLKHNTFLSSKSTAGTPEWMAPEVLRNEPSNEKCDIYSFGVILWELATLRLPWSGMNPMQVVGAVGFQNKRLEIPKELDPIVARIIWECWQTDPNLRPSFAQLTVALTPLQRLVIPAYGDQLNSHLPQEISVNSTP; this is translated from the exons ATGAAACACATTTTCAAGAAGCTTCATCATTCAAATCGATCAAACGACGTTCAATCTACTTCATCGGTATCCTCGTCATATTCGCCGGCAGCGGGTGTATCATCGTCGTCTTCGACGTCATCTACTACCGATCATCGGAATTCCAGTTCGGTTCTTCAATCACCGTCGAGTCCTCCCACGATTTCAAATGCGTCAACGGCGACCACTACTGTTTCGGTGAGTGCGGGTGGTGGAGGAGGGAATATTTCGACGATCAATCGGCAGCAGGACTATTATACTTCGGAGGAAGAGTATCAGGTGCAACTTGCCCTAGCGTTGAGTGTGTCATCCTCGCAATCTCAAGCTCTGTCTGATGTTAATTCAAGCAACGGTCAGATATTAGGGAGAGGGCGAAGCCCTGTTGACTTGGCACGTGATAGGGAGGATGCCGCTGCGGACTTGCTATCGAGGCAGTATTGG GATTATGGTGTGATGGATTATGAGGAGAAAGTTGTTGATGGTTTCTATGATGTATATACTCTCTTTACAGATCCAGCAAGTCGTGGGAAAATGCCATCTCTTTCTGAACTTGAAACAAATCCTGGGACTTCTAACTTTGAAGGTGTGATAATTAATCAGAGAATTGACCCCTCCTTGGAAGAGTTGATGCAGATTGCACACTGTTTTACATTGGACTGCCCTGCCAGTGAGATTAGTCTGTTAGTACTAAGGCTTTCTGAACTTGTAACTGGGCATTTAGGTGGGCCAGTAAAGGATGCAAATATCATATTGGCCAAATGGATGGAAAGAAGCACCGAGTTGAGGACATCACTTCACACCAGTGTGCTACCAATCGGATCCCTAAAAATTGGGCTTTCACGTCACCGTGCACTGCTTTTTAAG GTACTAGCTGACCATGTTGGAATACCCTGTAGACTTGTTAAAGGGAGTCACTACACTGGTGTCGAAGATGATGCTGTCAACATTGTGAAGTTACCAAATGATAG CGAGTTTTTGGTTGATCTCATGGGAGCACCAGGCACACTCATACCAGCTGATGTTCTGAGTGCAAAGGATGCTTCTTTTAACAGTCCGAAATTGAACAAGATTCCAAGCTTGCCGTCCAATAGTGATTCTGGAGTTTCCTACCCGAGACGGAACTTGTTATCTGGTCAAAATTCTGGGTTAGGAGATGATTTCTCCAGTAGATCTAAGCCCGAGAAGATAGAATCAGTTCATTCAATCTCCGATGCAGGTGGTAGCTCCACTGCTGATTCTTCAGGAATCAACAAAAGACCATCTTCTAATCAGGTTGATTGGACTTTGCCATTAGCAATTGGAACTTCTTTGTACAAAGGGGGCCGTGGACCCAATGCAGCTGGTGATGGCTTGAGGTTGAATGTAAATGTCGTTCCTTATGATCAGAATAACCCTGAGGATCCAAAAAATCTTTTCGCTGATCTTAATCCGTTTCAAATAAAAGGCTCTGGCAACACATTACTGCAGAAAAATCCTGCTAGAAACAAAGTCAGTGAATTGCAACAGCCAATAAATACTTTGGTCCCCGGACGGCCTCCTGCCCCTATGATGTGGAAAAATCGATATGCACCCAATGAGGTGCCCTGGAAAAACGAATCTGATTCTGAGGGACTTCCAAAGAAGAACGGTGGATCTAGTGGgtataatatatcatcaatcgCATCTACCAGCTCAAATATACTGCAGAAGTCTTCCACTGATACCTCCAGGTTACATGGAAATTCACAGCCTGCCTATAGAGGAAATGATGAGGTTGCTTCCACCAGGGATAACAGTTCCAGATTATCAGCTGAGCTTGAGTTTAGAAGGTTGTCTGTTCAGAACAGTCAAAACAATAATAGAGAAACAAGTCAATGGGAGGGGCACAGTTTGCAGAGTGATGAGTTAAATAGGACACAAGCATATGGAGAAGATATTATTGTGGAAAGTGATCACACAAGAAATTTGCAAGCTCAGTCAATAGGAACAAATATTAAATTGAAGGAGCCAGAAAATCCAACTTCTTCAGGAAATCTAGGTCCAAGTCAGGTTGATCCTGTATTTGATGATGTTGGTGACTGTGAAATTCCATGGGAAGATCTTGTCATTGGCGAGAGGATTGGTCTTG GTTCCTATGGAGAGGTTTACCATGCAGATTGGAATGGCACT GAGGTTGCTGTAAAGAAGTTCCTCGATCAGGATTTCTCAGGTGCAGCGTTGGCTGAGTTTAAGAGAGAG GTGCGTATCATGCGTCGGCTACGACATCCAAATGTTGTTCGTTTTATGGGTGCTATCACTCGGCCTCCCCACCTTTCTATTATCACTGAATTCCTACCACG AGGTAGCTTATATCGGATAATTCATCGTCCTCATTTTCAAATTGATGAAAGGCGGAGAATCAAAATGGCCCTTGATGTG GCAAAAGGCATGGATTGCTTACATACAAGCAACCCTACAATTGTTCACCGTGATCTGAAGTCACCTAATCTTTTGGTTGATAAGAACTGGAATGTTAAG GTAGGTGATTTTGGCTTGTCTCGCTTGAAGCACAACACATTTTTGTCTTCCAAATCAACAGCTGGAACG CCTGAGTGGATGGCACCAGAAGTTCTCCGCAATGAACCTTCGAATGAGAA GTGTGACATCTACAGTTTTGGTGTCATTCTATGGGAACTTGCTACCTTAAGATTACCTTGGAGTGGAATGAACCCTATGCAAGTGGTGGGAGCTGTTGGCTTCCAGAATAAACGCCTTGAAATTCCTAAGGAACTTGATCCTATAGTAgcaagaataatatgggaatgTTGGCAAAC TGATCCAAACTTGCGTCCATCATTTGCGCAGCTAACTGTGGCTTTAACACCATTGCAACGGCTTGTCATTCCTGCCTATGGGGATCAGCTGAACTCCCACTTGCCTCAGGAAATCTCAGTAAATTCTACCCCCTAA
- the LOC125853368 gene encoding elongation factor 1-delta-like isoform X2 has product MAVAFHSVNSESGLKKLDDYLLTRSYISGYQASKDDITVYSYLSKPPSAEYVNALRWYKHIDALLRISGVSGEGAGVIVEGSAPITEAVATPPADDSKASAAEDDDDDDDVDLFGEETEEEKKAAEERAAALKASGKKKESGKSSVLMDVKPWDDETDMKKLEEAVRSVHMEGLTFGASKLVPVGYGIKKLQIMLTIVDDLVSVDDLIENYLTVEPINEYVQSCDIVAFNKI; this is encoded by the exons ATGGCTGTTGCATTTCACAGCGTCAACTCTGAATCTGGCCTCAAGAAGCTTGACGACTACCTCCTGACCCGCAGTTATATCTCTGG GTACCAAGCCTCAAAGGATGATATCACTGTGTATTCATATCTATCAAAACCTCCATCAGCTGAATATGTTAATGCATTGAGGTGGTATAAGCACATTGATGCACTTTTGAGAATCTC TGGTGTATCAGGTGAAGGTGCTGGTGTTATTGTAGAGGGGTCTGCACCCATCACTGAGGCTGTTGCAACTCCCCCTGCTGATGACAGTAAA GCCTCAGCTGCTGAAGATGACGATGACGATGATGACGTTGACCTATTTGGTGAGGAAACTGAAGAGGAAAAGAAAGCTGCTGAAGAACGTGCTGCAGCATTGAAGGCTTCAGGGAAGAAGAAAGAAT CTGGCAAGTCCTCAGTTCTCATGGATGTCAAGCCATGGGATGATGAGACCGATATGAAAAAGCTTGAAGAAGCAGTTCGAAGTGTTCATATGGAAGGATTGACTTTTGGAGCAT CTAAACTTGTTCCTGTTGGATATGGTATAAAGAAGCTGCAAATTATGCTTACCATTGTGGATGATTTGGTCTCCGTTGATGATCTCATTGAGAATTATCTAACAGTTGAACCTATCAATGAGTATGTGCAGAGCTGTGATATTGTTGCTTTCAACAAAATAT GA
- the LOC125853379 gene encoding MADS-box transcription factor 23-like: protein MGTGKKKIEIEKIIKETSRMVTFSKRRKGLFKKAKEFESMTDSRVASIVLSPTGRPYTCGDVDYAIKKHFSSSRCMELLMSDMNSRDSNSDIVIYGETSGLKSSSTPKRNSLRNWVEGIDIEQCQNLNQLLMWKEQLEGTKEKIASIEDVEAFEALFV from the coding sequence ATGGGCACAGGGAAGAAGAAAATAGAGATCGAGAAAATTATAAAGGAAACTTCTAGAATGGTTACATTCTCGAAAAGACGGAAAGGACTTTTTAAAAAAGCTAAAGAATTTGAATCCATGACGGATTCTCGTGTTGCTTCAATTGTATTGTCACCCACAGGAAGGCCTTATACTTGTGGAGACGTTGATTATGctataaaaaaacatttttctagTAGCAGATGTATGGAATTATTAATGTCAGACATGAATTCTCGTGATTCTAATTCTGATATTGTTATTTATGGTGAAACTTCGGGATTGAAATCATCTTCAACTCCGAAGAGAAATAGTCTCCGCAATTGGGTGGAGGGTATAGATATTGAACAATGTCAAAATTTGAATCAACTCTTAATGTGGAAGGAACAATTGGAAggaacaaaagaaaagattgcTTCCATTGAAGACGTTGAGGCGTTTGAAGCTTTGTttgtttaa